DNA from Gephyromycinifex aptenodytis:
GCGGCGTCGGTGCCGGGGTGGATCGCGACCCACTCGTCGGCGAACTTGGAGTTGTCGGCGTAATCGGGGCTGACCGAGACCACCTTGGTGCCCCGGTAACGCACCTCGGTCATGAAGTGCGCATCCGGGGTGCGGGTGACCGGGACGTTCGAGCCCCACATCATCAGGTAGGCGGCGTCCCACCAGTCGGCTGATTCGGGGACGTCGGTCTGGTCGCCGAAGACCTGCGGACTGGCCGGGGGCAGGTCGGCATACCAGTCGTAGAACGACAGCACGGTGCCGCCGATGAGGGAGTAGAAGCGGGTACCGGCTGCGTAAGAGGCCATCGACATGGCCGGGATCGGCGAGAAACCGGCGGTGCGGTCGGGACCGTAGGCCTTGATCGTGTAGACGTGCGCGGCAGCGACGATCTCGACCGCTTCGTTCCAGGTCGTGCGGACCAGCCCGCCCTTGCCACGGGCTCGCTTGTACCGATTGGCCTTCTCCGGGTCTTCCACGATGGAACCCCAGGCCAGTACCGGGTCGCCGTGCTCGCGCAGGGCCTCGCGGTACAACTCCAACAGGATGCCGCGGGCGTAGGGATAGCGCACCCGGGTCGGGCTGTAGGTGTACCAGGAGAAGGCAGCACCACGCGGGCATCCGCGCGGTTCGTACTCGGGGCGGTCCGGGCCGACCGTGGGGTAGTCGGTCTGCTGCGCTTCCCAGGTGATGATGCCGTCCTTGACGTACACCTTCCACGAGCAGGAGCCCGTGCAGTTCACGCCGTGCGTGGAGCGGATGACCTTGTCGTGGCTCCAGCGATCACGGTAGAAGGCGTCAGCGCTGCGCCCACCCTCGTGGGTGATGGTGCGCAGATCTTCGGACACATCGCTGGAGCGTTTGGTGAAACGGCGCCCCATCTTCAGGAGGGCGTCGGAGGCGGACCCATCCATGCCTGCGGGCGGGCGGATTCCGGAGGTGGTGCTCACGTGCAGCTCCTTCATGGCGGGGCGGACCCTGCCATTTATACCGGATGTGACCCTTTTAATGCTGGGGTGTCCCCATTAACGGGGCGAATAACCCGGCAACTCCAGCAGGTCGAGCGCGCACACGTCTTGACTCACCCACGGCCGCAGACTGGTCGAGACCCGGCCGCGCGAGGTGGCCTCGATGATCCGCTCCATCATTCCCAGGTGCATCCGGCACAGCAGCGGGTCGATGGCGCCGTTGCGCACGAAAGGACAGCCTCGAAGGAGCAGCGAGGTGGGTTGTGCGGCGTTCACCGAAGCCGAGAATCCCAGCGAAGACGAGAAGAAGGCGATCTTGCCCATGTGGTCTGCCAGGGGCAATTCGTCGTAGGAGTCCGCTTCGTGCTCATCATGATCGGGCACGTCTTGCGCCAGCAGAGCACCGCCCCACTCGCGGCCGATCTGATGCGCCGCCAGGGCCGGGTCCGGGTGGCTGGCCCGCAGCACGCGAGCTGTGGCGTCCAGCACCTGGGCGAGCATCCGTACTGGTAGATCGACATCCACCGGCCCGATTGCCAGATAGCCCCAGGACGGACGGCCGCGCCCGAGGGTCGGCATTCGCTCCCTGCCGACCAGGCCCGTTTCGCGCAACGCTTCCAGTGTCTCGCGCACGGAGCTCGGCTGCACTCCCAGCTCGGCCGCCAACTCGCTGGCAGTCACCGCCTCTGCCCGCCCGGCGAGCGCAGCCAACGCAGTCCGCTGGGCAGGCGTGAGCGCCGTCAGCCGGGCGAAGGACTCAGACAGCGCTGAGCGTGGCCCCGTAGACCCCGTCATGTACCGCTCCTTCACCGCATGCAGGCGAGCACGGCCACCCGCGCCCGCTAAGCAGGCCACCTACATCTGCGGTGACATAGGCAACACCTGATGTGACCCGTTCAGCGCGCCGGTGTCCACCCCCGCTACATTTTGCAGGACAACAACTGCGATAAAACACCGCAGGGACTTGTTAAACGTTACTCCGCCAACCTGACTCCCGCTTCGACCCCGAGGACCTCATGAGCACCGCCTCGCCGCCAGCCGGTACGCAGTCATCCCCAGCGCCAACACAGGAGGCCCCCGGCGCCTACCGCGTGATGTGGATCTCCACCATCTCCTTCACCGTGATGTTCGCGGTGTGGCTGATGTTCGGGATCCTAGGCATCCCGATCCAGAAGGAACTGGGCCTCACCGATCCCGAACTGGCGTGGATCTCCGCCGTAGCGGTCCTCAACGGTTCGCTCTGGCGACTGCCTGCAGGCATGCTCGCCGACCGGATCGGCGGCCGGAAGATGACGATCGCGATGCTGGCGATCACGGCCGTGCCCGCCTACCTGGTGGCCCACACCCGCTCCTACGGAATGCTGCTGCTGCTCGCCTTCCTCGTCGGCTTCGCCGGCAACCTCTTCACGGTGGGCATCGCCTGGAACGCGGCGTGGTTCACCCGCAAACGGCAAGGTTTTGCGCTCGGACTGTTCGGGGCCGGCAACATCGGCGCCTCAGCGACGAAGTTCATCGGTCCGGCCCTGATCACCGGCACCGCCGGGGCGACCTACTTCGGCTTCGTCGAGGGCGGTTGGCGGATCGTTCCGGTCATCTACTCCGTGCTGCTCATCGTGTTGGCGATCGCCACCTGGATCATCGCCCCGCGCAACGACCGGATGCCGGGGGCGAGCAAACCTGTGGGTGAGATGCTCGCCCCGCTGCGGCATCTGCGGGTGTGGCGCTTCAGCCTCTACTACGTCGCGGTGTTCGGCGCCTACGTCGCGCTCTCGGCCTGGATGCCCAAGTACTACGTCGACAACTTCGATGTCCCGTTGCAGACCGCCGCGCTGTTGACCGCCTCGTTCATCTTCCCCGCCTCGCTGCTGCGCCCGGTCGGCGGATGGATCTCGGACAAGTGGGGCGCCCGCAAGGCGATGTACCTGACGTTCGGCGTCATGTTGCTGACGACCGGCATCTTGATGATGCCCAACGGACACCTCGTCATCGCCCACGCCGACGGCACCCAGAGCGAGCATCTGGCCTGGAACCTCGGGCTGGTTCCGGTGGCCACCCTGGTCTTCCTGCTCGGCTGCGCGATGGGTATCGGCAAGGCAGCCGTCTACAAGCACATCCCGGAGTACTACCCCGACAACGTCGGCTCCGTCGGCGGTCTGGTCGGCATGCTCGGCGGACTCGGCGGGTTCATCCTGCCGCCGCTGTTCGCCTACACCAAGGTCTGGACGGGCTTCCCCACCAGCACCTTCTTCGTCCTGTTCGTGCTCATCGCGATCTGCGCCACGTGGATGCATGTGACGATCCTGCGGATGCACGAGAGGGAATCACCCGGTATCGCGCGGGATATCGACGATGCCGGCGTCCTGTCCACTTCCTCCACCCGTCTGAGCGAGGTTTCCTCATGAGCAGCGTCCCCGCCACGCCGGCCAAGCAGTCCGGTGAGTGGTTGAAAAGCTGGGATC
Protein-coding regions in this window:
- a CDS encoding helix-turn-helix transcriptional regulator; the protein is MTGSTGPRSALSESFARLTALTPAQRTALAALAGRAEAVTASELAAELGVQPSSVRETLEALRETGLVGRERMPTLGRGRPSWGYLAIGPVDVDLPVRMLAQVLDATARVLRASHPDPALAAHQIGREWGGALLAQDVPDHDEHEADSYDELPLADHMGKIAFFSSSLGFSASVNAAQPTSLLLRGCPFVRNGAIDPLLCRMHLGMMERIIEATSRGRVSTSLRPWVSQDVCALDLLELPGYSPR
- a CDS encoding MFS transporter gives rise to the protein MSTASPPAGTQSSPAPTQEAPGAYRVMWISTISFTVMFAVWLMFGILGIPIQKELGLTDPELAWISAVAVLNGSLWRLPAGMLADRIGGRKMTIAMLAITAVPAYLVAHTRSYGMLLLLAFLVGFAGNLFTVGIAWNAAWFTRKRQGFALGLFGAGNIGASATKFIGPALITGTAGATYFGFVEGGWRIVPVIYSVLLIVLAIATWIIAPRNDRMPGASKPVGEMLAPLRHLRVWRFSLYYVAVFGAYVALSAWMPKYYVDNFDVPLQTAALLTASFIFPASLLRPVGGWISDKWGARKAMYLTFGVMLLTTGILMMPNGHLVIAHADGTQSEHLAWNLGLVPVATLVFLLGCAMGIGKAAVYKHIPEYYPDNVGSVGGLVGMLGGLGGFILPPLFAYTKVWTGFPTSTFFVLFVLIAICATWMHVTILRMHERESPGIARDIDDAGVLSTSSTRLSEVSS